The Magnolia sinica isolate HGM2019 chromosome 9, MsV1, whole genome shotgun sequence sequence TGTAAgtggcatccaacccgtccatcatttTTGCCGTATCATATGAACATGTTAGTGCAAATATTCCGATGATCCAAGACTCAAGAGGGCCACACCACGGGAATAGTGTGAATGGGATGCTACAGTAATTTTGATGAATCGCTTTTCAGAAGTGATCTCCGCACGGACCATTAACCTATCACGGACCATTAACCTATCACCGTTTGTTAAAGGCcagaaataacaaaaataaatagaatCAGTACGTCCCCACGCACATTCCAAACACAAAATACCCAATACAGTCAAGTAATTTAAAGATTTATGCCAATGAAATACATGCAGCTTACAAGGTTGTCAACAGATCAGGTTCGGATCAAGTCCTATAATACTTGTACCAGAGTTAATATTCACTTCCAATAGCTGTAAATCAAGAATGTTCTGATTGCAAACATACCTTTTGTTACGTGAGAATATGCAAATGCCCCATTATTGAAGTGGGGCTATGCGATAACCCCTTTTTGTTCTTGTGATGATGGTCCATTAAGAAACATGTATAAAGTGCCAAGATCTGAATGATTTGTGAAATTTTATGGAAGTATAGTACTGGTACATTGTCTAGTAATAAAGGGCAAAATTCTTGCAAGTTAATTATGCAGAAGATTTCCATTGTCACGGACATGGCTTCATGGTAAGATCATCTCGAGAATGCCTCTGATTTGCCCCAACATGGctaactgatgtagagtgggtcgcgaaaaCTTTCATgtaaaagatggaccaaagaaggcctgatcggatGCAGAAGTGATTAGGACAATTAGAACCCTAAAGTAGGCATATCTCGTAAATCAGAATGAATTATTTGACATATAATATATGATttcggggtaggagaagctacttaggcaaccaaccccactacgccaAGTTACCCATGCCggatttacgagattccatcatatcaatggtcgaaagtctattttatttttatttttattatttatagtaagttttaattcaatcataactcttaatcctttgagttttaggaatggtgtccaacataaaaaggacttggaaaaattaagagaataacgtggttaggccaaattggacatttactatttttggccaaaaacataaagtctagtagaaataatgaccgtctataaatagaaagtcacatttttagggagtttgagtttaaGTCTTATTTTGAAACTATTTCATAAATTTGATATAATTATTTAAATTATTGTaattcgtttttatcatcaatcaatttattttttaatttattagaatttatttctattttcttattttgtctcgtggattcgagatatgtttgtgaggagttcagagaagtttcATGGATTCAGAGTgattatcccctgaggaagatggtgatcaacctcatcatgtccatccctcTATTAATTGGTCGATGACTCCACTTAGGCTAATGGTAAATAACGAAGTAATAGACCAAAATCCCATGGACAGTGATGCTGGATTCTTTATTTTTGAAAAGAATAGAAGCTTTCTACTaggagagttagttgaccatCCAAAAGTTACAAGTATTCTCGTTGTCTTATGGATATACTAATTTCGCCCCTAACCCAAGGTAATGCTCAGCGCCAGTGGTTGTTGTACGGCATAACCCCGATTTCTACAGGGCACTTCCACAGGTGAATCATTACGCTACCCCAAATGAGTCGAGCTCTAGCGACGAGGACATCAATGACGACTTTTTCTAATAACCAGTTCATAGAGGGGATCAGCTAAAACATACTGAAAAAGATTATTGAGGTAAGGCCAAACtcagttttaatggcttattatgTGTAGATTATTTTCTCGACTGATTAGCTAAAATAGAACGATACTTTGGTTACATGGACGTACTAGAACATAAAAAAGGTGAAATTAATAGTATTCAAATTAAAGTTTGGTGCTTCTGTatagtgggagcaattacaactcacACGTGCTCGacagaacaaggcacccatcggatcatggccacggatgagacgccttcttcgatTACGATTCCTCCTTAGTAATTATGAGTAGATATTATtctagcaatatcaaaattaGCGACAAGAGAATTAAACCATTACAGATTGCACCAAAGAATTCCAGTAGTTAACAATGATGAATGACATGTTAGAAACCGAATCATAAAAGGTAGCAAAGTTTATAAGTGGGTTATGATCAACAATTCAGGACTGAATTTAGATGTACTTGATCGGGACTGTGAATGAAACGGTTCAGTTGGCAAGTAGGGCAGAAACATAACTTCTAAGAGTCCCTACTTGGTTTTATCTTTTGACTCAGCCCCACATGACGGATCGCACACAAGATTTAGAGCTTGCACGAGGAAATGAATCAATAGGAGGACGTCATCAATCTCCTACAACTACAAACCATGACACGTGGAGTGgtccatctaggcctcaacgtCTGACACCCAAAGCAGCGAGTCCAAGTAGGATTCTAAATCTTTATGGTCAGCCAAGGGCGAATACTTGTTTCCGATGTGGCTAACCGGGACACTTATCAAATACTTTCCCTCAATGTCCCACAGCCCACTTGACCATTAACGAAGATGGTACTGAAGGTGATGCAGTAGCAAAAGGCCTTAGGTTTGATAAAGATGAACAAGCCACTGAGAAAGGAGCTGGTGACTAAGAATGGTTGGCCGATGATCATGGCATATGCATCTGCCGATTCACTTCCCTTAATCAAGGAGCACTTTTGCTAAAACCATGGCTTAGTAAAACAATAGATTTCCTTCTATATTTGATCCTGGTAGAAGAAACCAAAATTTACAAGTGCCAAAGACATGGACAATGCACCAACTATGACTGAGATGAAttctagatggcccacttaaccTTTTTAGAAAGACAAAATGGTCTAAAAGGAAGATTGGCTAATCATAATTCATGCAGGATCTATGTACACTCTTCTACTTCCCATAATGTGCTATACGCATCAATATCATGATTTCAGTGTTGAGTGGTCAACACACAAGGAGAAGAAAATACGAGATGTGCATTAATAAATCTCAACATAAATACAATGTGCAGTTACATGTTGCACCTGGATTAGGAAATAATTTGCACAACTATGCAAAACTGCACATGCCGTTGATCTACGCATCAATCGATCGAGCACTCATGTTCGAGCGATTCAACATGCTCAAAATTATCTAGAGAATTTacaattaatttttaaattttcaaattttgtcaATCGATTGAGCGGAGAGTTCGATAGATTGAGATTATAAAAAATGATTCAGAGACTCATATGTTGAATTCATGGTTCACTGGATTGATCAATGGAACCCCTATTCTATCTATAAATTTGAGACATAAGACAacaagtgatgattgaatgctcaccattaaaaaatcctaTGAGGATAGGAAAGTTttgaattaaactgatatttttgttttccctccaTGAGGTCTTTGCGGCCTactcaacaggttgaatggcaaatagaTATTGCTGTcgtccttaggaagttttcaacagtgggtgttcaatcaccactatttcctgtgatgtggtctgcttaagatttggatccgcttaattttgggctcaacccttaaaatgagctggaaaaataaatggacggcatggataaaacagacatcatggtggggccaccaaaTATTTCCAACCCCAACGTGGTGTTTGAAGGATGGCGTCCAGTCCGAGTGGAAGCCGATTAGGTGTGACCCGGGAGTAGAGATATCTCTGTGgacggggctgtgtggggccaaaGAGATGTTTGCAACAAAAAAGGCCACATTTAACTGGAAGTTAAAAAACCAGGCAgattcaaaattcaggtggggcacaccacacgaaacagtgaggattgaacctcTGGGGTAATAGAagctttgtatcaggatgatatttgtgcctatagtTTATCTAAGTGTTAATAtccctatgaatggtttggatggaaaataaaaatcagggtCAACTCCactaaggtttcaactgtggacgttccgttcccactgtttcgtgtgatatcgcccacctgagttatggatcttcctgatttttaggctcctctgtcttattgtggtcttttaaaatatatggaccgagtggatttttcatgacaatatctgtgggccccacacagccccgggtaGAGAGGATCATAGGCAATTCGCTCCTATCCGAGTCCGTTTGCACAGCTCACGGAACTGCACGTTTTTAGAGTATTTTGCAATATTCATTTATTATCACTAGCCTCGTCAGGggactcccctgccaccagccaacggttggtgttggtgctctgtgggccccaccatgacgtatgtgtttcatctatgccgtccatctatttttctatgtcATTTTGTGGTATGCGACCAGAAACGAGgtacatggacggtgtggatatatcccacacatcatggtaagacctacaacaacttgctaacattgagtgaaattggcacaggacacGTAAAATTCCATTTAATGCGATTTCAAGCTTTTCCCTTCTTCCCAAACATagggtggaattggcacaggatcagatgaatcccatcccacctaatccctttaatcccaccgcccaaacagacccttattgTCACCAGCATCGTCATGGGACTCCCCAGCCACCAGCCAACGGTTGGTGGTTGGTGacggttggtggttggtgctctgtgggccccaccatgacgtatgtgtttcatctatgccgtccatctatttttctatgtcattttatggtatgcgaCCAGAAACGAGGTACATCCagatctgaagtggaccacattataggaaacagtctTAAATGAACGTtgacattaaaaactttttgggggccataaaagttttggatcaagctgatctttgtttttgtctttcaaatgggtctttatgacctaatcaacagattggatttcaaataatacagtgggccttaagaggattttaatggtggatattcaatcactattttttgatgtagtgtggtccacctgagatttaaatccctctcatttttgggatcaagaactaaactgatctgtaaaaatagatgaacagaatggatgaaacacatacatcatggtggggcccacagagcaccggccaTCAGCCACagggttggtggcaggggagtagccaatccgtttccctcgtcACGTCATCAACGGACCGGGCCCTTCACTGTAAATAAAGGAGAATCCACTCCATTTTTATCTGCGATCACTTTGGCTTTCCAGCATTCACAAACTTAACAATGGAGCTCCCGTCGACGAGCCTACCTGCTGCAATTTCGTCATTTCTCCTCTGCACCATCCTTCTCTCTTCTATGGACGTATCATGGTCGTTGGGATCTGCCTCTAACGTCTCCTATGAAACCGATCGTCTTGCTTTGATCAACTTCAAACATCTCATAACCAACGATCCTCTCCAATCTTTGAGCTCGTGGAACCATACTCTCCACTTCTGCCAGTGGAAGGGAGTCACATGCGGTCGCCGACATCCTCAAAGGGTCACCTCTTTGAACCTCAGTGGCCagaacttggtgggccccatatctcctTACATTGCAAACCTCACCTTCCTCAGCATAATCGATCTTGCAAACAACAGCTTCCATGGGATGATTCCTGAAGAGATTGGCCGTTTGTCGCACTTGCAATCTCTCATTTTGTCCGATAACACATTCTCTGGAGAAATTCCAGCAAATCTGACCCACTGTTCGGAACTCAAAGTCCTTAATTTTCGCCGGAACCAGATCACAGGGAGGATTCCAACTGAGCTTGGCTCTCTATTGAAGCTCACCTCTTTGCGCCTTTCCCGCAACAGTCTTACAGGAATCATCCCGccttcacttggaaacctttcATCTCTCACTGTCCTTGTTCTCTCAAGAAATAGTCTGGAGGGCAGCATCCCAGAAGACCTTGGTCGGTTGGTGAGGTTAAGTACTTTTGGCATTAGTTTAAATGAACTGTCAGGTACGATTCCACCCCAACTATACAATATCTCCTTTATTAACCTTTTGGGAGTGGTAGGGAACAAATTGCATGGAAAGCTTCCACCAAACTTAGGCCTCACTCTTCCTAATCTCCGAGAGCTTTACGCCGGACTAAATCAATTCACAGGATCCATACCGgtttcattatccaatgcttcAGGACTTGTATTTATTGAGCTTGGTGATAACAGAATTAGCGGTTCGGTGCCTATGAATTTTGGAAGCCTAAAGGGTCTCAACAAGCTGTATCTAGGCGGCAATCAGCTCGGACTTGGGAATGCTCGTGACTTGAATTTTCTCGATTCTTTGACCAATTGCAGTAGCTTACGAAAACTGATAATAGGCAATAACCGTCTCAGTGGTGTGTTGCCCGACTCCATGGCTAATCTTTCGACTCAACTGACACGGCTGAATATTGAAAGTAACAGGATATTCGGAAACATCCCATCTGGGATTCAGAATCTTGTTGGACTAACAGCACTGGTAATGGGGCAGAACTTTCTAACTGGTAATATTCCCATTGGTGTTGGGAAGCTTAACAAGGTGGAGGTACTATTATTGGGTAGAAATGAATTATCGGGGCAAATTCCGTCTTCCTTGGGCAACATCTCACGACTGTTCAAACTCGACTTATCAAGAAATAATCTAATGGGGAGAATACCTTCAAGTCTCGGAAATTGTACATACATGCAGCTCATATACCTCCAAAATAATAATCTTAGCGGTAGCTTACCCAAACTGCTTTTCAGCTTTACCTCTTTAATTCAACTCCATGTTGGAAACAACTTTTTTACCGGTAATCTGCCAATGGGAACCGGCAACTTGCAAAGTCTCCAGATATTGGATGTTGCTAATAACAAATTGTCAGGAGAAATTCCAAGCTTGCTAGGCAATTGGCTTAGCCTAGAGTATCTCTGGTTGGATGGGAACTTCTTTCAGGGATCAATTCCTTCAGCATTTAGTACTCTAAGAGGCCTTCAATCCCTTGATCTTTCATGTAACATCTTGTCTGGAAAGATTCCACAGTACCTGGAGAACCTTTCTGCATTGCAGTATCTAAATTTATCTTTCAACAATTTCGAGGGTGAATTACCAAAACAAGGGGTCTTTGGAAATGCCAGTCAAATTTCAGTACTCGGAAATAGTAAGCTTTGTGGGGGTATTCATGAATTGCAATTACCAGCATGCTCAAAAAGGGGGATATCTCTTGCTTCAAAAGTGAAAATCTCGATAATTAGTGTTGTCATGTTTCTTATTTCACTATCATGTTCCTTTACCACTCTTTATTGGGTAAGAAAGTCAAGAAGGAAACCCCTTGATGTTCCTTCTATGGAGGATCCTTTCATGAACGTGTCATATGCAGAGCTCTATAAAGCGACAGATGGCTTCTCTTCTACAAATTTGATTGGCAGTGGAAGTTTCAGTTCTGTATATAAAGGAAGCCTAGATCGAGATAGAATTGTTATTGCAGTGAAAGTCCTCAACCTTCAGCAGCAAGGAGCTATGAGAAGCTTTATGGTCGAATGTGAAGCCTTGAGAAATGTTAGGCATCGGAATCTGATTAAAATCTTAACTTGTTGCTCGAGCATTGATTATAAGGGCAATGAATTCATGGCTTTAGTTTTTGAGTACATGCCCAATGGAAGTCTAAGCAAGTGGCTGCACAGAGATGGGCATGATCAGTTGGGGAGGAATTTAAACTTTATTCAAAGGTTAAATATATCTATTGATGTGGCTAATGCACTGGATTATCTACATCACCATTGCCAAACACCGATCATTCATCATGATTTAAAGCCGGATAACATTCTCCtcgatgatgacatgattgctcATGTGGGTGACTTCGGGTTAGCGAGGTTCCTTACTGACGTTCCTCAAACCAGCTCTGTTGGCGTGAAGGGATCTACTGGGTACATCGCTCTAGGTAACTATTTcatctattttcttttattttattttcttaagtaTGTCCTGTGaagttgtaaatttttttttcaagtagTTTTCCAGCACACACAAACCTTATGCCAGACTTGGGTGCCACATGATATCTAACCATGTGGTAAATTGATGTTGGGGCCCCTACCATAAAGATAACCTTCTGCAAATGTGAGGTTTTTTCCACTCACAGTGACAGCTTACAAAAAAATACTTGTTCAAGGCACATATCtagcctgcctgatgagtggattgccgGACTTTTGCAGACTTTCTGCTTAGAGGACCCGTCACATCTCAAAAATTGTGCATATATGTTAGCACGGTTTTGTGCGTGGGGTagcaaaattctaattttaaattaGTAGGAAACAGATAAGGCTTTAATTAACATCGATAATAAGTAAATTAGTTAATGCTTATTTAGAGGAGAAATGTTCATGTgccacattgtacgtgaactttcACAGTCAGTGCTTTCTTTCTCACCAATGAGCTTTCAACTTGTAAATGTATCAATTGTATAGAAACCTGAGCCATGCAAACAATGGCTCTAACAAAAATATCACTTAGGTGAATAAAATTGGACCAAATAAGATATTAGGCGAGCCATGATCTTATTTAGTTAGACAATTCGAATGTTCATTAATTTTGATGGTTCAGGCTTCTGAATGAATGGACCATCCTAGTTTTTGTCCCAAGTCAGGTGCACCCACCTTTTGCAGGATGGATATTCTACACCACGTTACACATTGTTAAGAGAAAAACATTCTACACCAAGTAACACGTTGTGGattatcaaatgaatggatggctttTCTTGGTGGCATATGTACAACAATACTAAACTATGCCATTGTGGCACACATTCATAAAATCAGAGCAATTGTGGCACACATTCATAAAATCAGAGCAATCCATCCACCGAAACCCATTTCAAACAAGCATTGGGCTAACATCATGCTCCTGAGTTGAATTGATAAGACTGATGTACATTGATCAGCTACATGTGCCTTGATTATCAAACATCGGTCATATAGCTCTAAGTTTCCAATTTTTCTCATGCTCGAGGCCCAATTAATTAATGCAACTTCTTCTATCTTAGTCCGCTAATTTCATAGTGGGTCCAACCTGTTCAATGGCATACATTTATACATTCCACATATGACAGAGGCTTGTTCATAGGTGGGCTCTTGTTGGTATGTTGCTTAGCCTAATCGCTTTGGTGATCAGGTAGGCCACTTGtgcatgttgaatgtggaccactggtAAATCttctaattgtttttttttttttcctagtacAACTTTGGtaaatgtttatgataaatcctcTAAATTTCCTTTTTTCTACTACAATTCTTGCAAGCATTTAGATAAGACCATCCAAAATTCTAGGCCATAGCACATTCATAGATGTTAAGTGAGAGTGTGTTCCTATAGCTACAGATAGTAGGATTCTGAAAGCTAatcaagtaattaaaaaaaataacattaataataagATCAGAAATAAGATCAGAAATGAGTACCGCCTCTCAAACCAAAGTTTATAGCACATGatcaattgatattagaaatttcGACCTTTAGGAAAAGCAAAATTGTTAATTACCTGTGTTTAAATTGAATACTCCCTCCCTCCCTGTGTCTCCTTCAAAATctatttttatttgtatttaaatgGTTGCTTTCATGCAAATATGATATGTATAAATTACAGAGTATGCGATGGGTGCTAAAGCATCTACACAAGGTGATGTTTACAGCTATGGAATCCTTCTATTGGAGATGATAACTGGAAAGGGACCAACTGATGACATATTTAAAGATgatctaagccttcatcattttgctAAGTTGTCATTGCCTGAAGGAGTAATGGACATTGTCGATCCAGTTCTCTTAGAAGAAGCCGAAGTTACTCAAGGCAGTGGAAATCATACTAACACAAGAAAAAGAATGCATGCTTGCTTAATTTCAATGGTTAGAATTGGTGTGTTGTGTTCTTCAAAATCTCCAAAAGAATGAATGCAGATGAAAGATGTTGTCACAGAAATGCATAAAATCAAGGACTTGTATCTTAGGGTTAGAATTCATGGAGACTAACAAGTTAGTTCACAACTGTCAAGTGAAGATCCATCTTACCTCAGTTATTACTGAGATATTATTGGTAGTTATATTGAgaagatttcaaaataaaatgaGCTTATTGAAAATACTTTTCTTAACAAGCTTTAGACATGTTTAGTATTGTCATAGGAGTGTGCTTTTAGTATTTACGGTGAATGATGGAAagatgtcttcttcttcttttttctttcttttgtttcgtGTAATTCAAAGGGAGATCATGCATGTAATGAGACATAGACATCAACTTTTTACATTAAGAATACTATTAGGATATTGAGATGTTTGATGGAAagatgtcttcttcttcttttttctttcttttgtttcgtGTAATTCAAAGGGAGATCATGAATGTAATGAGACATAGACATCATCTTTTTACATTAAGAATACTATTAGGATATTGAGATGTTTAATAGCTGTGACATTTTTTCAACTCTTTTCAAAATGTCATCACAATCCAGTGGAAGTGCTCCTGAAATTGGACTACCCACTAGAGAGTAATCTGAGGAAGTattcatcaagtgagtcccattaaaATATTATGATGTTCTGCCATGAATGTGAAACATTGCTATACTTTCAAAGCAAATCGATTGCTGAAGGTGGCCGCAACGACAGTAATTGAGTGCAAGCTCAGACCTAGGAAGTGGATTACATGGATGAAGATGATAAACGACCAAAATACACTCAAACCCATTTGCATAAGCTGTTCCTCTGTTTATTTTTATGTGCGAGATGCATAGCCAACGCTTATATTTATGGAAAATGATAAGTTGACTCATCTCTTGCAGCTGCCCCaatcaggaaacggattggctactccccttgccaccgacCTATGGCtgatagtcggtgctctgtgggccccaccatgatgtatgtgtttcatccatgccatccatctaattttctagatcattttatggcatgggaccaaaaatgagatatatcccaatctcaagtggaccacatttacaggaaacagtttttaatgaatgtcgaccattaaaaactttttgagggccataaaaattttggatcaatctaatctttgttttttccatttatctgagtctgtatgacctaatcaacagattagatgtcaaataaacaatacagtgggccttaggaggatttaatggtggatatccaattactcttgttttcctgtggtgtggtccatctgatatttatatcactctcatttttgtatcaatccctaaaattatctttaaaaatggatgaacggaatggatgaaacacgtacatcatggtggggcccacagagcactgacaacAGCCACCGGTctggtgacagggggagtagccaatccgttctcgccCAATCAAGTCCCACCGCGTGGGGTCACCGTGTAATCTACGTCCAAAATCAAAATACATGCGTGGCCCACCCGATAAGTTGTTGGAAATGACTTTTAAATTAGTACATTCATTGACGGGCTTATCAAATGAATATTCTCAATTTCGCACAGGTGTGTCACTGGCACATGTGGGCTGTTTATATTTGACTCTTGACTTCCTGGACTTCGGTAATGTGTACAGGTGAAACACGTCTGATGAATGTATTATCCATGACATCTCTTCATTTTGCCTGATATGATCATAtcggggcatgagcccaaaaatgagatagattcaaagttcaggtggaccatattctaAGAAGTAACGGAGATTGAACTTCTGCCAATGAAAACTTCTTACTGGTCACAGTTgtattggattaagctgatatttgtcttttctcttctttcatgtccgtgtgaccctgtcaacaagataaatggcaaataaacattaccgtgggaccAAGAAGTTTCGACCCTAGCATCATTATGACCCtgttttttgtggtatggtctactttagctttagatctgcctcattatggctcatgccctaagacGATGA is a genomic window containing:
- the LOC131255083 gene encoding putative receptor-like protein kinase At3g47110; protein product: MELPSTSLPAAISSFLLCTILLSSMDVSWSLGSASNVSYETDRLALINFKHLITNDPLQSLSSWNHTLHFCQWKGVTCGRRHPQRVTSLNLSGQNLVGPISPYIANLTFLSIIDLANNSFHGMIPEEIGRLSHLQSLILSDNTFSGEIPANLTHCSELKVLNFRRNQITGRIPTELGSLLKLTSLRLSRNSLTGIIPPSLGNLSSLTVLVLSRNSLEGSIPEDLGRLVRLSTFGISLNELSGTIPPQLYNISFINLLGVVGNKLHGKLPPNLGLTLPNLRELYAGLNQFTGSIPVSLSNASGLVFIELGDNRISGSVPMNFGSLKGLNKLYLGGNQLGLGNARDLNFLDSLTNCSSLRKLIIGNNRLSGVLPDSMANLSTQLTRLNIESNRIFGNIPSGIQNLVGLTALVMGQNFLTGNIPIGVGKLNKVEVLLLGRNELSGQIPSSLGNISRLFKLDLSRNNLMGRIPSSLGNCTYMQLIYLQNNNLSGSLPKLLFSFTSLIQLHVGNNFFTGNLPMGTGNLQSLQILDVANNKLSGEIPSLLGNWLSLEYLWLDGNFFQGSIPSAFSTLRGLQSLDLSCNILSGKIPQYLENLSALQYLNLSFNNFEGELPKQGVFGNASQISVLGNSKLCGGIHELQLPACSKRGISLASKVKISIISVVMFLISLSCSFTTLYWVRKSRRKPLDVPSMEDPFMNVSYAELYKATDGFSSTNLIGSGSFSSVYKGSLDRDRIVIAVKVLNLQQQGAMRSFMVECEALRNVRHRNLIKILTCCSSIDYKGNEFMALVFEYMPNGSLSKWLHRDGHDQLGRNLNFIQRLNISIDVANALDYLHHHCQTPIIHHDLKPDNILLDDDMIAHVGDFGLARFLTDVPQTSSVGVKGSTGYIALEYAMGAKASTQGDVYSYGILLLEMITGKGPTDDIFKDDLSLHHFAKLSLPEGVMDIVDPVLLEEAEVTQGSGNHTNTRKRMHACLISMVRIGVLCSSKSPKE